A region of the Bradysia coprophila strain Holo2 unplaced genomic scaffold, BU_Bcop_v1 contig_232, whole genome shotgun sequence genome:
ataaaactgaagtacaagatgtgaaataaataaattaaaaatattttgatcgatgAAAGTAATAGATAAtgtaataatactggtcatatgcttgccatctgtaacaggttaattattatttttgttcatgAAACTGTCTCATGGGAACAGAAAATTATCAAACAAGAAAGATCGCCGTCGGTATTCCTcaacagaaattttaaatattggcGCTCAAAatgacgttcaaaattattctAGTCTCGTTTCAACTAACGTTGTATTCGTCTCTGTCTTCCATAAAATATTACACAACGAAACAGAGACACCACTAACAACGAAAGTGCATgctttttttgtatataaaacaCATCGTATGTGAGAAGAGAGCTGCCATTTAAGTTTGTGTTAGTTCGACGTTGCTTTTGGACCAGCTAAGACACGATATGtgtattttatgataaaattaaatcgaaattaattaattgcaaCGGTTCGGCAACTAATCCCAAATAAGAATATCAAAGTTTCGAGATTAAGATTTTTAAGTGAACATTTTAAGTAGTTTCCTTTAATTGATAATACCAAAATTAAATATCCTGAAACCCACCGAAAAGTAAGTAAATATATGCAAACACCCCCCGTCATCTCAAGGCATacacaattaattaaaacaaaatctcaaGATGAAGCCAAGTGTttaaaataatgatttttcGTTGCTTTGTCGTCGCTGAAATTCTGTCGCTAACAGCAGTGTTCTATTGCAAAAAAAGCATTAGTCTCAAATACAATTTATGTTGAATGCAAGATGCGTTCTCCCGTTTCATAAGAGAGTGATTGCAAAAgtataattaaattgaaattactgCTTAAGCAGCcccgaaaaaaatcgataatttttgttggtaaaGAGCAGAGCATTTTAAAGTGTATAGTGTGTGGTGTACACCAATCGATAATTTCTAATTCTATTGTTTTCTTAATAAACATTTACAAGGCGACGAATCATTAGAGGTTGTTTGCAAAAAAAGGCACGCTAAAtagttaaaattgattttttttttggttacttCTTGTATAACGATAATGCACGTTTATGTATGGTAAGGATAAGACGCGGATCATAATGGGAttgaattgttttattttggtGAAGAGGGATGACAAGAAcctattattattttcattcaattttgaatatattttctatCCAAAGCATTGCCGGTTGATACATGTGTCGAGCAGTGtgtattttgtttatgttttgacCGGCTGGTTGCGataataaatatatataaatgtgtGTAAGCGGGCAGACGTTATGTACTCAGAGCATAACCTACAATTCACGAACATTTACAAGTTTATTAGATTCATGCTGAGCTGAATGGGAACGGGTAATAGTGTTTATGAATGGAATGATTGGAATATTTTGAGTAGTTTACGGTTTGTTAGGAAATGATTACCTTTCGTATGCGTTGATTATGACAATAATATTCAGATAATGATATATCGTCCGAGTTAGGGTGTCGTGTGAAGCTCTGATGGGAAGTACTTAAGGTTGTGTGCAATGGTGTagttttgagaatttttttttatctgcaGTGAAAATTCCCTAATAGTTATAACATACAGGGAATCCATAGACCATTAGATTAGAGTTTTGGGAAGCTTCCAAAGAGAAGTATAAATCCAGATCCTTTGTTTCCAACTCCATTGCCTTCATCAGGTAATGTATCCAGTTCCCAGTAAGAAGTTGTTATGGCGTTTTTCATGTAAAGATGGTAGATCATCATCTTGGAGTTCATAATACGCTTCGATGAGAAACCTGAGGCTAGTGAAAAGCGGACAATCCCTAAGGATATGTACGCCAGTCTGTTGGTAGACCGCAAGAACAGATAGGATCAATCTGTTCAGTGTAAATGATCGTTAAGCGCGCAGTGGTTCGTGATTGCCCACACCATACGTCTTAGTCCCGGTCTTGTTAGTTTGGGGAGTTCTTCACTTCACATTTTCTACACTTCTGGTCGAAAGACATCTATATGTCTGCCTCCTTGATATGCCGTCGATAGATGGTGTCATTCTCGTTGCATCCACCGCACAACAAGCTTCCTAGCTACCTTACACAGTTCGGACATATTAAAGTCTGATCTCACGTTAACAAGATCGTCAACTTTCTTGTTTCCAAGAATGCCACTGTTCGCCAGCCTCTATCTCTAGCATCTCTCTTCCTGTTTTTTAGTCCACTacatcatgcccgcacgttagttagcgggcgtgacgcaagtccactactacaaaattaaaaaaaaaaaaaattggggacTATTAACCAATCATATAAAATGAAGGAAAGGTCAAGCAAGCATGGATTAAGGAACAGGTCGTTACAAGATTTTTTaccttatttcatttttttgatgttCTCGGACTTTTCGCTCTTGGTTTGAAATTTCAGCGAATATCTGATGGTGTGGGCTACCCAGACGGTTATAAGTTTCTCTGTCCATATTTCCCGTGTTTCCTCACTTTCATAAAGTAACCTTGGATCTTCAGCGCATGTAGTCGTTTTAAaccaaatatttgtttggaCTTTTTTCAGATTACACAATGGAAGTACAAATATCACCCGTATACTCAAACTCAGCCCAATCTTTACTACTACCAAAGCAACAAATCAACAACTGCAACGTCGATGTAACAGACCACAAGCGCTTCAAATCTGATCTAACCTTTCACTGCATCCTGTGCACCGACGTTTATGATGATCCAAATTTACTGTACGAACACATGAAAATTCGGCATCCTCAACTCTATGAGCGTGACGACTTGAACAATATGATGGAGGAAGAGGAAGAAAAGTCGGAAAATTCAGACGAAGAGTACGAATATAATGTCAGTATTATGGAACCGATATGTGAATTGAAACAGACTGATGATGATGTTGAAACGAATGCTGTCTCGGAACGATTGAATGGGGAAGtggatgatgacgatgatgatgatgacaacTCCACGGGAACAGGAACAAATGCAGTTTTGCTTCGATTACCGCAAGGTCCTGGCAGAGGTAGACGTCGTGATATTGATAATGAGCGTCTGGAATGTACGCAACCGGACGGAACGTGTTTCTTTCAATGTACGCAATGTGAAAAATCGTTTAAGTTTTCGGGAGATTTGGCTAAACACGTTAGATCGCACACATTGAACAAGCCTTATCAGTGTTCAATTTGCGAGAAATCTTTCACTCATATCGGCAGCTTGAACACACACATTCGGATTCATAGGTAAGATGAGCGGAAAATTATTGGCAAAACCAACCCAAAGCTAACCACTGTTTTACATTCTGTATTAGCGGAGAAAGGCcgtataaatgtaaaatttgtacGAAGGCCTTCACACAGTCTAGCAGCTTAATGGTTCATATGCGATCCCATTCGGTGAAAAAACCGCATCAGTGCGAGGTGTGCGACAAAGGATTTGTGAACTCCAGTAGTTTAGTGTTACACATGCGATCACATGCAGAAGGCGATCCATTTCCCTGCTCCGACTGCGGAAAACGCTTCAAACAATCACACCTACTGTTGGAACATATGCAACTGCATACAGATGCCTATCTCTATCAATGCTCCATTTGTCGAAAGGCATTCCGCCAAGCCAGTGAATTGGTGCAACACATGAAAGACCATACTGGCGAGAAGGTGATGgctcatttcattttatgtatttCCTAAAATAGAGTTCTTTTAACAAATTAACAGTGTCATGTTTCCGTTTTAAATTACAGCCGTTCCAGTGTTCAATTTGCGAGAAATCGTTCACGCAACCAGGAAGTCTTAATACCCATATGAGGATTCACACCGGTGAAAAGGTAGATCTCTACAGTTCTTTGGAACCATCGTGTCGGCCTGtgtttttacattgaaattttaattgaacctTTCAGCCATTTCAATGCAAACACTGCAACAAGTCATTCACGCAAGCATCCAGTCTATCGGTTCACCTTAAAGTGCATACGGGTGACAAAAAATTCCGTTGTCACCATTGCCGCAAGTCGTACAGTCAACAATCGTATTTGAACAAGCACATTGCATTCCATATGCAAGAAGAAATCTTCCATTGTCAATTATGCGCTAAAGCGTTCAACAAATCGGC
Encoded here:
- the LOC119077008 gene encoding zinc finger protein 664-like isoform X3 translates to MEVQISPVYSNSAQSLLLPKQQINNCNVDVTDHKRFKSDLTFHCILCTDVYDDPNLLYEHMKIRHPQLYERDDLNNMMEEEEEKSENSDEEYEYNVSIMEPICELKQTDDDVETNAVSERLNGEVDDDDDDDDNSTGTGTNAVLLRLPQGPGRGRRRDIDNERLECTQPDGTCFFQCTQCEKSFKFSGDLAKHVRSHTLNKPYQCSICEKSFTHIGSLNTHIRIHSGERPYKCKICTKAFTQSSSLMVHMRSHSVKKPHQCEVCDKGFVNSSSLVLHMRSHAEGDPFPCSDCGKRFKQSHLLLEHMQLHTDAYLYQCSICRKAFRQASELVQHMKDHTGEKPFQCSICEKSFTQPGSLNTHMRIHTGEKPFQCKHCNKSFTQASSLSVHLKVHTGDKKFRCHHCRKSYSQQSYLNKHIAFHMQEEIFHCQLCAKAFNKSASLIQHVAKDHAVDGALLKCWICTKACDNVTDLLVHLREHADSVQK
- the LOC119077008 gene encoding zinc finger protein 664-like isoform X1, with the translated sequence MQDAFSRFINYTMEVQISPVYSNSAQSLLLPKQQINNCNVDVTDHKRFKSDLTFHCILCTDVYDDPNLLYEHMKIRHPQLYERDDLNNMMEEEEEKSENSDEEYEYNVSIMEPICELKQTDDDVETNAVSERLNGEVDDDDDDDDNSTGTGTNAVLLRLPQGPGRGRRRDIDNERLECTQPDGTCFFQCTQCEKSFKFSGDLAKHVRSHTLNKPYQCSICEKSFTHIGSLNTHIRIHSGERPYKCKICTKAFTQSSSLMVHMRSHSVKKPHQCEVCDKGFVNSSSLVLHMRSHAEGDPFPCSDCGKRFKQSHLLLEHMQLHTDAYLYQCSICRKAFRQASELVQHMKDHTGEKPFQCSICEKSFTQPGSLNTHMRIHTGEKPFQCKHCNKSFTQASSLSVHLKVHTGDKKFRCHHCRKSYSQQSYLNKHIAFHMQEEIFHCQLCAKAFNKSASLIQHVAKDHAVDGALLKCWICTKACDNVTDLLVHLREHADSVQK
- the LOC119077008 gene encoding zinc finger protein 664-like isoform X2; this encodes MYDYTMEVQISPVYSNSAQSLLLPKQQINNCNVDVTDHKRFKSDLTFHCILCTDVYDDPNLLYEHMKIRHPQLYERDDLNNMMEEEEEKSENSDEEYEYNVSIMEPICELKQTDDDVETNAVSERLNGEVDDDDDDDDNSTGTGTNAVLLRLPQGPGRGRRRDIDNERLECTQPDGTCFFQCTQCEKSFKFSGDLAKHVRSHTLNKPYQCSICEKSFTHIGSLNTHIRIHSGERPYKCKICTKAFTQSSSLMVHMRSHSVKKPHQCEVCDKGFVNSSSLVLHMRSHAEGDPFPCSDCGKRFKQSHLLLEHMQLHTDAYLYQCSICRKAFRQASELVQHMKDHTGEKPFQCSICEKSFTQPGSLNTHMRIHTGEKPFQCKHCNKSFTQASSLSVHLKVHTGDKKFRCHHCRKSYSQQSYLNKHIAFHMQEEIFHCQLCAKAFNKSASLIQHVAKDHAVDGALLKCWICTKACDNVTDLLVHLREHADSVQK